The window ATACACATGGATTTGAACAGAACTGAACTGCATTTTGTACTACGGTAGCCAAAAGCCTATCAACATTGAGAAGAAATACATAATTTTGGGAGCATGCTTAGAGAGTAAATTAGATAAGCAAATAAAGTCACACGAATGAAGCGGCTGTTACCATTCGAAACACATTGATTGAAACTCCCATCCCAGCATTCATTAGCCCAACCTGCCCAAGATTGGAAACCAGAATTAATATACTGAAACTATAAATTATCTAAAATAATAAACCAGAGTAAACACAGGAACTTTCTTATGTATACTTTTATTTGCAGTTCTGAGAATAATACACATTTTGCTACCAAAGTGAACTACAAGGTCCTCATAAGTAACCAATAGCTTATATGATCATATAGAGATGTAGAACTTTATGACTGAAAGAAAATCGTCTTACATTGACCCTTTCTATTCTTCGTGTTTCACTCTCAAGGAGTGAAAGTTGTGCAGCAGAGGTCCAGTGAATACAGTCAACTGGGCTGGAAATGGAAATACGATAAAGTTCAGTGCAATAACTTTAACATGTGCACTATACAATATAATGATTAATGAAAGTGTAAAATAAAATCtgaaatctgaaaattttgcaaGGACTTGAATATAGTGATGGGGATAATTGGCAGGCCGTAATCTCCAAGTAAATATTATGCTGGCCTTTGTATACTCACCAACTATCAATGGCATCCTGAACGAGCTCCGGGTTACCCCTCTGAGAGCAGACTCTTGCCCTCCCAAATTCGTCCTCAATTTCAAAGACACTGGGGCACACGTTGGCGCAAATTCTGCATCCTGAAACGACGCgcacaagataaaatacactgACTCCCTTAAGAAGATCCAAACTTCTTATGAAAAAAATTATCAATAATTCCTCAAATAAAATTTATCAATACCTATGCAAGTAAACTCATCGACGAACACCTGATCCTTGACTGCACTGTCATCAACGAAAGGGTTGGTTGCCGTTGCCGTGTACCCATGGATCTCGTCATACACCGCACGCTGCACCGGATCGCTCAGCACCTGCTCTTCGAATCCCACGCCTCTTGTTAGCTTTGTGAACAGAGACCATTTCAATGAAGCAACACAGAACTAGTACTGAAGGCTCCTACCGTGTAAACCTCGTTGATGAACATGGAGAAGTTGGTCACATCAGGATGGCCTCCACTGAGGTCCGGGTGGCACGTTTTCATGCAGCTGTAGTATGCCTTCTTGATTTCCTCTGAGGTTGCATCTGGCATCTGGTGGTGTAACAAGCACACATATCAGCAGCAGACAACGACTTATTCAGAAATAGCAAGCATCATTTCCAACCCTGATCTGGGAATTTTTAAGTAATATGAGTTCCAACTGACATTTCTTTGCTCTTAGATTAGGCATCTAATTTTCCATTGTAGTAAACACTAATTAACATACTTGCAGAATTCGTAAGGATTGTTTCAGAGCACTTACGACGCCAAGAACAGAGTAGAAATCGTCGGCCACGTCCTCCTCCCACCGCCCGTGTTCAGCTTCGGCCGTGTAGGCACAGATCCTCAGGCCCCTCCGTCCCCGCCTACTCCGGCTCCGGCGCCGGTCTCTGCGCGCGGCTGCCCCCAGCCCAGCGGAGGCCAACGGCCGGGCGCGGCGGCACCAGCGGAGAGACGGCACCGGTGACACGATGCGGAGCGTCGGGATCGGGGTGGTGGAGATCAGCGCCGGCGAGGGGAGAGGAGGAGCCATTGGGTAGTGCGAGAGGAGAATGCCAATCGGAGGCGACGGAGAACCGGAGAAGGCGGCGACAGAGTTGGGTTTTCTTGCCGATCTCTTCTTGCGTGTAGCTCTGCTTCAGTCAGAGTTCAGACTTAAGCGCTTAACAGAGGCTCTTTTGCACGACGATCCTTTTGGttttttttttaacacagtacagacgcaagcgctcatgtacacgcgcatacactcacccctatgaacgcacataagcacaccctatccctatgagcatgtctgaaagactgagccggcatatcatcttgaaatttacgaagtaatcgtaggcacctcgtcgtcgacggaaacgtcccctcccactgaatgcgcatcgccggaaatcctgaaataaatgcgagcatcaggatttgaaccctgatgggctggggataccacggtccctctaaccatccaaacACAGGTTGATTCGTTCATCCTTTTAGTATCTAGTGCCTACTTCCGATTGAAGAATTTTGAAAGAAATTTTGTAGACTTTAAATTCATGATATAGGATATTTTTCTATCAAGACCTTTCAGAGCAAAGAGGTGTGGttatcaaaaaaaaaaaaaaaaatgtTGACTTATCTTCCACGTCCCAGTTCCATAGGATCTCTATCTGGATGTTGGTAGATCTTGTTGGGTGTTACATGAGCTTGTTCTTTATTCGAATTTCTGCAAAAATGGTAAAGCTTTGGAACAAGCATATTTTGGGGTGAAACTTTGTGCTCTGAATTAGGAGGAAAAGGGAAGGAGATTGGCGGACAACATGGCATGACGGCGTCCCAATTTGACACGGGGAGACTGGTCCCAACATGACATGAGGAAACTTTGTAAAAATTGATCTAGTTTATGAGAAAAATCAAACCAAAAATCAAAGCCATCGCCGGACTCTTCTGCTAAGTGTGGCAACCGGGTGTGGCTTCAAAAACTCCCAACATCGTTCGATCCAGCAAGACTAGCATGGATTTTCACCCCCGGAGAACAGGACCACCACGATCAGGGGTGGAGTCTCCACAACGACATGGTCAATATAATGAGGGAATGGCGCCCGAGAAGGTCACATCAACG is drawn from Aegilops tauschii subsp. strangulata cultivar AL8/78 chromosome 1, Aet v6.0, whole genome shotgun sequence and contains these coding sequences:
- the LOC109744310 gene encoding chaperone protein dnaJ C76, chloroplastic isoform X1 is translated as MAPPLPSPALISTTPIPTLRIVSPVPSLRWCRRARPLASAGLGAAARRDRRRSRSRRGRRGLRICAYTAEAEHGRWEEDVADDFYSVLGVMPDATSEEIKKAYYSCMKTCHPDLSGGHPDVTNFSMFINEVYTVLSDPVQRAVYDEIHGYTATATNPFVDDSAVKDQVFVDEFTCIGCRICANVCPSVFEIEDEFGRARVCSQRGNPELVQDAIDSCPVDCIHWTSAAQLSLLESETRRIERVNVGLMNAGMGVSINVFRMASASWEKRQAKVLEKIRTRMMNQNSSDTTSPWSDIWGSPTRYQNTEDEEASERANRAAAAARRWREYSRKGADRPPRYKLPDAVGNKE
- the LOC109744310 gene encoding chaperone protein dnaJ C76, chloroplastic isoform X2, encoding MAPPLPSPALISTTPIPTLRIVSPVPSLRWCRRARPLASAGLGAAARRDRRRSRSRRGRRGLRICAYTAEAEHGRWEEDVADDFYSVLGVMPDATSEEIKKAYYSCMKTCHPDLSGGHPDVTNFSMFINEVYTVLSDPVQRAVYDEIHGYTATATNPFVDDSAVKDQVFVDEFTCIGCRICANVCPSVFEIEDEFGRARVCSQRGNPELVQDAIDSCPVDCIHWTSAAQLSLLESETRRIERVNVGLMNAGMGVSINVFRMASASWEKRQAKVLEKIRTRMMNQNSSDTTSPWSDIWGSPTRYQNTDEEASERANRAAAAARRWREYSRKGADRPPRYKLPDAVGNKE